A DNA window from Canis lupus dingo isolate Sandy chromosome 2, ASM325472v2, whole genome shotgun sequence contains the following coding sequences:
- the SYNC gene encoding syncoilin isoform X6: MASPEPRHGGDGAAQAAREPRAEASSPVEEESSESLHEVGTLDLDATLSLKGTLNLDDILYLGDTGDLDEILYVEELEKPEETLYIEETRQPGEALGTDEPVNPEEILYVEEPTKPEKITSPEQTSDEGEMVTSEEKASPEEGLSAGPSPSTESLSIEDLELLEERFQQCVQAVAHLEEERDQLIHELVLLREPALQEVQQVHQDILAAYKLHAQAELERDALREEIRLVKQKLFKVTKECVAYQYQLECRRQDVAQFAELREVLTTRAAQLSEELAQLRDAYEKQKEQLRQQLEAPPSQRDGHFLQESRRLSAQFENLMAESRQGLEEEYEPQLLRLLERKEAAAKALQKTQAEIQEMKEALRPLQAEARQLHLQNRNLEDQITLVRQKRDEEVQQYREQLEEMEERQRQLRSSVQLQQQKNKEMEQLRISLAEELSTYKHD, from the exons ATGGCCAGCCCGGAGCCCCGGCACGGCGGGGACGGCGCCGCCCAGGCCGCGAG GGAACCAAGAGCAGAAGCCAGTTCTCCTGTTGAAGAGGAGAGCTCTGAGTCCCTGCATGAGGTGGGGACTTTGGATCTAGATGCTACTCTGTCTTTGAAGGGGACTTTGAACTTAGATGACATTCTCTATCTGGGGGACACAGGTGACCTCGATGAGATACTCTATGTGGAAGAGTTGGAGAAGCCTGAGGAGACGCTGTACATTGAGGAGACCAGGCAGCCAGGTGAAGCCCTGGGCACGGATGAACCTGTGAACCCAGAGGAGATCCTGTATGTGGAAGAGCCCACGAAGCCAGAAAAGATCACAAGCCCAGAGCAGACCAGTGATGAGGGAGAGATGGTCACGAGCGAGGAGAAAGCTAGCCCTGAGGAAGGCCTCAGTGCCGGGCCTAGTCCCAGCACAGAGAGCCTGAGCATAGAGGACCTAGAGTTGCTAGAGGAGCGTTTCCAGCAATGCGTCCAAGCTGTGGCCCACCTGGAAGAGGAGAGGGATCAGCTCATCCACGAGCTCGTATTGCTCCGGGAACCGGCCCTCCAGGAGGTACAGCAAGTCCATCAGGACATCCTAGCTGCCTACAAACTGCATGCCCAGGCGGAGCTGGAGAGGGATGCGCTAAGGGAGGAGATCCGGCTGGTCAAGCAGAAGCTGTTCAAGGTGACGAAGGAGTGTGTGGCCTACCAGTACCAGCTGGAGTGCCGCCGGCAGGACGTGGCCCAGTTTGCCGAGCTGCGGGAGGTGCTGACGACGCGGGCAGCTCAGCTCTCGGAGGAACTGGCCCAGCTCCGGGATGCCTAtgagaagcagaaggagcagctACGGCAACAGCTAGAAGCACCTCCGAGCCAGAGGGATGGGCACTTTCTTCAGGAGAGCAGACGGCTCTCTGCCCAGTTTGAGAACCTCATGGCCGAGAGCCGCCAGGGCCTGGAGGAAGAGTATGAGCCTCAGCTGCTGCGCCTCCTAGAGAGGAAAGAAGCTGCGGCCAAAGCGCTGCAGAAAACCCAGGCCGAAATCCAAGAGATGAAGGAAGCTCTGAGACCCCTGCAGGCAGAGGCCCGGCAGCTCCACCTGCAGAACAGGAACCTGGAGGACCAGATCACACTCGTGAGGCAAAAGCGAGATGAGGAGGTGCAGCAGTACAGG GAACAGCTGGAGGAAATGGAAGAACGACAGAGGCAGTTAAGGAGCAGTGTGCAACTCCAGCAGCAGAAGAACAAAGAGATGGAGCAACTGAGGATCAGCCTTGCTGAAGAGCTCTCCACTTATAA GCATGACTGA
- the SYNC gene encoding syncoilin isoform X4, producing the protein MASPEPRHGGDGAAQAAREPRAEASSPVEEESSESLHEVGTLDLDATLSLKGTLNLDDILYLGDTGDLDEILYVEELEKPEETLYIEETRQPGEALGTDEPVNPEEILYVEEPTKPEKITSPEQTSDEGEMVTSEEKASPEEGLSAGPSPSTESLSIEDLELLEERFQQCVQAVAHLEEERDQLIHELVLLREPALQEVQQVHQDILAAYKLHAQAELERDALREEIRLVKQKLFKVTKECVAYQYQLECRRQDVAQFAELREVLTTRAAQLSEELAQLRDAYEKQKEQLRQQLEAPPSQRDGHFLQESRRLSAQFENLMAESRQGLEEEYEPQLLRLLERKEAAAKALQKTQAEIQEMKEALRPLQAEARQLHLQNRNLEDQITLVRQKRDEEVQQYRTVSFQKGVWFTYFCHSSSELNADEQLEEMEERQRQLRSSVQLQQQKNKEMEQLRISLAEELSTYKHD; encoded by the exons ATGGCCAGCCCGGAGCCCCGGCACGGCGGGGACGGCGCCGCCCAGGCCGCGAG GGAACCAAGAGCAGAAGCCAGTTCTCCTGTTGAAGAGGAGAGCTCTGAGTCCCTGCATGAGGTGGGGACTTTGGATCTAGATGCTACTCTGTCTTTGAAGGGGACTTTGAACTTAGATGACATTCTCTATCTGGGGGACACAGGTGACCTCGATGAGATACTCTATGTGGAAGAGTTGGAGAAGCCTGAGGAGACGCTGTACATTGAGGAGACCAGGCAGCCAGGTGAAGCCCTGGGCACGGATGAACCTGTGAACCCAGAGGAGATCCTGTATGTGGAAGAGCCCACGAAGCCAGAAAAGATCACAAGCCCAGAGCAGACCAGTGATGAGGGAGAGATGGTCACGAGCGAGGAGAAAGCTAGCCCTGAGGAAGGCCTCAGTGCCGGGCCTAGTCCCAGCACAGAGAGCCTGAGCATAGAGGACCTAGAGTTGCTAGAGGAGCGTTTCCAGCAATGCGTCCAAGCTGTGGCCCACCTGGAAGAGGAGAGGGATCAGCTCATCCACGAGCTCGTATTGCTCCGGGAACCGGCCCTCCAGGAGGTACAGCAAGTCCATCAGGACATCCTAGCTGCCTACAAACTGCATGCCCAGGCGGAGCTGGAGAGGGATGCGCTAAGGGAGGAGATCCGGCTGGTCAAGCAGAAGCTGTTCAAGGTGACGAAGGAGTGTGTGGCCTACCAGTACCAGCTGGAGTGCCGCCGGCAGGACGTGGCCCAGTTTGCCGAGCTGCGGGAGGTGCTGACGACGCGGGCAGCTCAGCTCTCGGAGGAACTGGCCCAGCTCCGGGATGCCTAtgagaagcagaaggagcagctACGGCAACAGCTAGAAGCACCTCCGAGCCAGAGGGATGGGCACTTTCTTCAGGAGAGCAGACGGCTCTCTGCCCAGTTTGAGAACCTCATGGCCGAGAGCCGCCAGGGCCTGGAGGAAGAGTATGAGCCTCAGCTGCTGCGCCTCCTAGAGAGGAAAGAAGCTGCGGCCAAAGCGCTGCAGAAAACCCAGGCCGAAATCCAAGAGATGAAGGAAGCTCTGAGACCCCTGCAGGCAGAGGCCCGGCAGCTCCACCTGCAGAACAGGAACCTGGAGGACCAGATCACACTCGTGAGGCAAAAGCGAGATGAGGAGGTGCAGCAGTACAGG actGTGAGCTTTCAGAAGGGAGTATGGTTTACTTATTTCTGCCACTCCAGCTCGGAGTTAAATGCTGAT GAACAGCTGGAGGAAATGGAAGAACGACAGAGGCAGTTAAGGAGCAGTGTGCAACTCCAGCAGCAGAAGAACAAAGAGATGGAGCAACTGAGGATCAGCCTTGCTGAAGAGCTCTCCACTTATAA GCATGACTGA
- the SYNC gene encoding syncoilin isoform X1 produces MASPEPRHGGDGAAQAAREPRAEASSPVEEESSESLHEVGTLDLDATLSLKGTLNLDDILYLGDTGDLDEILYVEELEKPEETLYIEETRQPGEALGTDEPVNPEEILYVEEPTKPEKITSPEQTSDEGEMVTSEEKASPEEGLSAGPSPSTESLSIEDLELLEERFQQCVQAVAHLEEERDQLIHELVLLREPALQEVQQVHQDILAAYKLHAQAELERDALREEIRLVKQKLFKVTKECVAYQYQLECRRQDVAQFAELREVLTTRAAQLSEELAQLRDAYEKQKEQLRQQLEAPPSQRDGHFLQESRRLSAQFENLMAESRQGLEEEYEPQLLRLLERKEAAAKALQKTQAEIQEMKEALRPLQAEARQLHLQNRNLEDQITLVRQKRDEEVQQYRTVSFQKGVWFTYFCHSSSELNADEQLEEMEERQRQLRSSVQLQQQKNKEMEQLRISLAEELSTYKAMLPKSLGQADVLTSQAGGMETQSQGAV; encoded by the exons ATGGCCAGCCCGGAGCCCCGGCACGGCGGGGACGGCGCCGCCCAGGCCGCGAG GGAACCAAGAGCAGAAGCCAGTTCTCCTGTTGAAGAGGAGAGCTCTGAGTCCCTGCATGAGGTGGGGACTTTGGATCTAGATGCTACTCTGTCTTTGAAGGGGACTTTGAACTTAGATGACATTCTCTATCTGGGGGACACAGGTGACCTCGATGAGATACTCTATGTGGAAGAGTTGGAGAAGCCTGAGGAGACGCTGTACATTGAGGAGACCAGGCAGCCAGGTGAAGCCCTGGGCACGGATGAACCTGTGAACCCAGAGGAGATCCTGTATGTGGAAGAGCCCACGAAGCCAGAAAAGATCACAAGCCCAGAGCAGACCAGTGATGAGGGAGAGATGGTCACGAGCGAGGAGAAAGCTAGCCCTGAGGAAGGCCTCAGTGCCGGGCCTAGTCCCAGCACAGAGAGCCTGAGCATAGAGGACCTAGAGTTGCTAGAGGAGCGTTTCCAGCAATGCGTCCAAGCTGTGGCCCACCTGGAAGAGGAGAGGGATCAGCTCATCCACGAGCTCGTATTGCTCCGGGAACCGGCCCTCCAGGAGGTACAGCAAGTCCATCAGGACATCCTAGCTGCCTACAAACTGCATGCCCAGGCGGAGCTGGAGAGGGATGCGCTAAGGGAGGAGATCCGGCTGGTCAAGCAGAAGCTGTTCAAGGTGACGAAGGAGTGTGTGGCCTACCAGTACCAGCTGGAGTGCCGCCGGCAGGACGTGGCCCAGTTTGCCGAGCTGCGGGAGGTGCTGACGACGCGGGCAGCTCAGCTCTCGGAGGAACTGGCCCAGCTCCGGGATGCCTAtgagaagcagaaggagcagctACGGCAACAGCTAGAAGCACCTCCGAGCCAGAGGGATGGGCACTTTCTTCAGGAGAGCAGACGGCTCTCTGCCCAGTTTGAGAACCTCATGGCCGAGAGCCGCCAGGGCCTGGAGGAAGAGTATGAGCCTCAGCTGCTGCGCCTCCTAGAGAGGAAAGAAGCTGCGGCCAAAGCGCTGCAGAAAACCCAGGCCGAAATCCAAGAGATGAAGGAAGCTCTGAGACCCCTGCAGGCAGAGGCCCGGCAGCTCCACCTGCAGAACAGGAACCTGGAGGACCAGATCACACTCGTGAGGCAAAAGCGAGATGAGGAGGTGCAGCAGTACAGG actGTGAGCTTTCAGAAGGGAGTATGGTTTACTTATTTCTGCCACTCCAGCTCGGAGTTAAATGCTGAT GAACAGCTGGAGGAAATGGAAGAACGACAGAGGCAGTTAAGGAGCAGTGTGCAACTCCAGCAGCAGAAGAACAAAGAGATGGAGCAACTGAGGATCAGCCTTGCTGAAGAGCTCTCCACTTATAA ggctaTGCTACCCAAGAGCCTGGGACAGGCTGACGTTCTCACTTCTCAGGCAGGTGGAATGGAGACCCAATCTCAAG GGGCTGTTTAG
- the SYNC gene encoding syncoilin isoform X2 encodes MASPEPRHGGDGAAQAAREPRAEASSPVEEESSESLHEVGTLDLDATLSLKGTLNLDDILYLGDTGDLDEILYVEELEKPEETLYIEETRQPGEALGTDEPVNPEEILYVEEPTKPEKITSPEQTSDEGEMVTSEEKASPEEGLSAGPSPSTESLSIEDLELLEERFQQCVQAVAHLEEERDQLIHELVLLREPALQEVQQVHQDILAAYKLHAQAELERDALREEIRLVKQKLFKVTKECVAYQYQLECRRQDVAQFAELREVLTTRAAQLSEELAQLRDAYEKQKEQLRQQLEAPPSQRDGHFLQESRRLSAQFENLMAESRQGLEEEYEPQLLRLLERKEAAAKALQKTQAEIQEMKEALRPLQAEARQLHLQNRNLEDQITLVRQKRDEEVQQYRTVSFQKGVWFTYFCHSSSELNADEQLEEMEERQRQLRSSVQLQQQKNKEMEQLRISLAEELSTYKGCLETYGRICNPETRTKNFLAKDH; translated from the exons ATGGCCAGCCCGGAGCCCCGGCACGGCGGGGACGGCGCCGCCCAGGCCGCGAG GGAACCAAGAGCAGAAGCCAGTTCTCCTGTTGAAGAGGAGAGCTCTGAGTCCCTGCATGAGGTGGGGACTTTGGATCTAGATGCTACTCTGTCTTTGAAGGGGACTTTGAACTTAGATGACATTCTCTATCTGGGGGACACAGGTGACCTCGATGAGATACTCTATGTGGAAGAGTTGGAGAAGCCTGAGGAGACGCTGTACATTGAGGAGACCAGGCAGCCAGGTGAAGCCCTGGGCACGGATGAACCTGTGAACCCAGAGGAGATCCTGTATGTGGAAGAGCCCACGAAGCCAGAAAAGATCACAAGCCCAGAGCAGACCAGTGATGAGGGAGAGATGGTCACGAGCGAGGAGAAAGCTAGCCCTGAGGAAGGCCTCAGTGCCGGGCCTAGTCCCAGCACAGAGAGCCTGAGCATAGAGGACCTAGAGTTGCTAGAGGAGCGTTTCCAGCAATGCGTCCAAGCTGTGGCCCACCTGGAAGAGGAGAGGGATCAGCTCATCCACGAGCTCGTATTGCTCCGGGAACCGGCCCTCCAGGAGGTACAGCAAGTCCATCAGGACATCCTAGCTGCCTACAAACTGCATGCCCAGGCGGAGCTGGAGAGGGATGCGCTAAGGGAGGAGATCCGGCTGGTCAAGCAGAAGCTGTTCAAGGTGACGAAGGAGTGTGTGGCCTACCAGTACCAGCTGGAGTGCCGCCGGCAGGACGTGGCCCAGTTTGCCGAGCTGCGGGAGGTGCTGACGACGCGGGCAGCTCAGCTCTCGGAGGAACTGGCCCAGCTCCGGGATGCCTAtgagaagcagaaggagcagctACGGCAACAGCTAGAAGCACCTCCGAGCCAGAGGGATGGGCACTTTCTTCAGGAGAGCAGACGGCTCTCTGCCCAGTTTGAGAACCTCATGGCCGAGAGCCGCCAGGGCCTGGAGGAAGAGTATGAGCCTCAGCTGCTGCGCCTCCTAGAGAGGAAAGAAGCTGCGGCCAAAGCGCTGCAGAAAACCCAGGCCGAAATCCAAGAGATGAAGGAAGCTCTGAGACCCCTGCAGGCAGAGGCCCGGCAGCTCCACCTGCAGAACAGGAACCTGGAGGACCAGATCACACTCGTGAGGCAAAAGCGAGATGAGGAGGTGCAGCAGTACAGG actGTGAGCTTTCAGAAGGGAGTATGGTTTACTTATTTCTGCCACTCCAGCTCGGAGTTAAATGCTGAT GAACAGCTGGAGGAAATGGAAGAACGACAGAGGCAGTTAAGGAGCAGTGTGCAACTCCAGCAGCAGAAGAACAAAGAGATGGAGCAACTGAGGATCAGCCTTGCTGAAGAGCTCTCCACTTATAA GGGCTGTTTAGAAACATATGGCCGAATCTGTAACccagaaacaagaacaaaaaacttCTTAGCAAAGGATCACTAA
- the SYNC gene encoding syncoilin isoform X5 yields MASPEPRHGGDGAAQAAREPRAEASSPVEEESSESLHEVGTLDLDATLSLKGTLNLDDILYLGDTGDLDEILYVEELEKPEETLYIEETRQPGEALGTDEPVNPEEILYVEEPTKPEKITSPEQTSDEGEMVTSEEKASPEEGLSAGPSPSTESLSIEDLELLEERFQQCVQAVAHLEEERDQLIHELVLLREPALQEVQQVHQDILAAYKLHAQAELERDALREEIRLVKQKLFKVTKECVAYQYQLECRRQDVAQFAELREVLTTRAAQLSEELAQLRDAYEKQKEQLRQQLEAPPSQRDGHFLQESRRLSAQFENLMAESRQGLEEEYEPQLLRLLERKEAAAKALQKTQAEIQEMKEALRPLQAEARQLHLQNRNLEDQITLVRQKRDEEVQQYREQLEEMEERQRQLRSSVQLQQQKNKEMEQLRISLAEELSTYKGCLETYGRICNPETRTKNFLAKDH; encoded by the exons ATGGCCAGCCCGGAGCCCCGGCACGGCGGGGACGGCGCCGCCCAGGCCGCGAG GGAACCAAGAGCAGAAGCCAGTTCTCCTGTTGAAGAGGAGAGCTCTGAGTCCCTGCATGAGGTGGGGACTTTGGATCTAGATGCTACTCTGTCTTTGAAGGGGACTTTGAACTTAGATGACATTCTCTATCTGGGGGACACAGGTGACCTCGATGAGATACTCTATGTGGAAGAGTTGGAGAAGCCTGAGGAGACGCTGTACATTGAGGAGACCAGGCAGCCAGGTGAAGCCCTGGGCACGGATGAACCTGTGAACCCAGAGGAGATCCTGTATGTGGAAGAGCCCACGAAGCCAGAAAAGATCACAAGCCCAGAGCAGACCAGTGATGAGGGAGAGATGGTCACGAGCGAGGAGAAAGCTAGCCCTGAGGAAGGCCTCAGTGCCGGGCCTAGTCCCAGCACAGAGAGCCTGAGCATAGAGGACCTAGAGTTGCTAGAGGAGCGTTTCCAGCAATGCGTCCAAGCTGTGGCCCACCTGGAAGAGGAGAGGGATCAGCTCATCCACGAGCTCGTATTGCTCCGGGAACCGGCCCTCCAGGAGGTACAGCAAGTCCATCAGGACATCCTAGCTGCCTACAAACTGCATGCCCAGGCGGAGCTGGAGAGGGATGCGCTAAGGGAGGAGATCCGGCTGGTCAAGCAGAAGCTGTTCAAGGTGACGAAGGAGTGTGTGGCCTACCAGTACCAGCTGGAGTGCCGCCGGCAGGACGTGGCCCAGTTTGCCGAGCTGCGGGAGGTGCTGACGACGCGGGCAGCTCAGCTCTCGGAGGAACTGGCCCAGCTCCGGGATGCCTAtgagaagcagaaggagcagctACGGCAACAGCTAGAAGCACCTCCGAGCCAGAGGGATGGGCACTTTCTTCAGGAGAGCAGACGGCTCTCTGCCCAGTTTGAGAACCTCATGGCCGAGAGCCGCCAGGGCCTGGAGGAAGAGTATGAGCCTCAGCTGCTGCGCCTCCTAGAGAGGAAAGAAGCTGCGGCCAAAGCGCTGCAGAAAACCCAGGCCGAAATCCAAGAGATGAAGGAAGCTCTGAGACCCCTGCAGGCAGAGGCCCGGCAGCTCCACCTGCAGAACAGGAACCTGGAGGACCAGATCACACTCGTGAGGCAAAAGCGAGATGAGGAGGTGCAGCAGTACAGG GAACAGCTGGAGGAAATGGAAGAACGACAGAGGCAGTTAAGGAGCAGTGTGCAACTCCAGCAGCAGAAGAACAAAGAGATGGAGCAACTGAGGATCAGCCTTGCTGAAGAGCTCTCCACTTATAA GGGCTGTTTAGAAACATATGGCCGAATCTGTAACccagaaacaagaacaaaaaacttCTTAGCAAAGGATCACTAA
- the SYNC gene encoding syncoilin isoform X3 has translation MASPEPRHGGDGAAQAAREPRAEASSPVEEESSESLHEVGTLDLDATLSLKGTLNLDDILYLGDTGDLDEILYVEELEKPEETLYIEETRQPGEALGTDEPVNPEEILYVEEPTKPEKITSPEQTSDEGEMVTSEEKASPEEGLSAGPSPSTESLSIEDLELLEERFQQCVQAVAHLEEERDQLIHELVLLREPALQEVQQVHQDILAAYKLHAQAELERDALREEIRLVKQKLFKVTKECVAYQYQLECRRQDVAQFAELREVLTTRAAQLSEELAQLRDAYEKQKEQLRQQLEAPPSQRDGHFLQESRRLSAQFENLMAESRQGLEEEYEPQLLRLLERKEAAAKALQKTQAEIQEMKEALRPLQAEARQLHLQNRNLEDQITLVRQKRDEEVQQYREQLEEMEERQRQLRSSVQLQQQKNKEMEQLRISLAEELSTYKAMLPKSLGQADVLTSQAGGMETQSQGAV, from the exons ATGGCCAGCCCGGAGCCCCGGCACGGCGGGGACGGCGCCGCCCAGGCCGCGAG GGAACCAAGAGCAGAAGCCAGTTCTCCTGTTGAAGAGGAGAGCTCTGAGTCCCTGCATGAGGTGGGGACTTTGGATCTAGATGCTACTCTGTCTTTGAAGGGGACTTTGAACTTAGATGACATTCTCTATCTGGGGGACACAGGTGACCTCGATGAGATACTCTATGTGGAAGAGTTGGAGAAGCCTGAGGAGACGCTGTACATTGAGGAGACCAGGCAGCCAGGTGAAGCCCTGGGCACGGATGAACCTGTGAACCCAGAGGAGATCCTGTATGTGGAAGAGCCCACGAAGCCAGAAAAGATCACAAGCCCAGAGCAGACCAGTGATGAGGGAGAGATGGTCACGAGCGAGGAGAAAGCTAGCCCTGAGGAAGGCCTCAGTGCCGGGCCTAGTCCCAGCACAGAGAGCCTGAGCATAGAGGACCTAGAGTTGCTAGAGGAGCGTTTCCAGCAATGCGTCCAAGCTGTGGCCCACCTGGAAGAGGAGAGGGATCAGCTCATCCACGAGCTCGTATTGCTCCGGGAACCGGCCCTCCAGGAGGTACAGCAAGTCCATCAGGACATCCTAGCTGCCTACAAACTGCATGCCCAGGCGGAGCTGGAGAGGGATGCGCTAAGGGAGGAGATCCGGCTGGTCAAGCAGAAGCTGTTCAAGGTGACGAAGGAGTGTGTGGCCTACCAGTACCAGCTGGAGTGCCGCCGGCAGGACGTGGCCCAGTTTGCCGAGCTGCGGGAGGTGCTGACGACGCGGGCAGCTCAGCTCTCGGAGGAACTGGCCCAGCTCCGGGATGCCTAtgagaagcagaaggagcagctACGGCAACAGCTAGAAGCACCTCCGAGCCAGAGGGATGGGCACTTTCTTCAGGAGAGCAGACGGCTCTCTGCCCAGTTTGAGAACCTCATGGCCGAGAGCCGCCAGGGCCTGGAGGAAGAGTATGAGCCTCAGCTGCTGCGCCTCCTAGAGAGGAAAGAAGCTGCGGCCAAAGCGCTGCAGAAAACCCAGGCCGAAATCCAAGAGATGAAGGAAGCTCTGAGACCCCTGCAGGCAGAGGCCCGGCAGCTCCACCTGCAGAACAGGAACCTGGAGGACCAGATCACACTCGTGAGGCAAAAGCGAGATGAGGAGGTGCAGCAGTACAGG GAACAGCTGGAGGAAATGGAAGAACGACAGAGGCAGTTAAGGAGCAGTGTGCAACTCCAGCAGCAGAAGAACAAAGAGATGGAGCAACTGAGGATCAGCCTTGCTGAAGAGCTCTCCACTTATAA ggctaTGCTACCCAAGAGCCTGGGACAGGCTGACGTTCTCACTTCTCAGGCAGGTGGAATGGAGACCCAATCTCAAG GGGCTGTTTAG